One genomic window of Pseudomonas sp. LFM046 includes the following:
- the dnaX gene encoding DNA polymerase III subunit gamma/tau, which translates to MSYQVLARKWRPRSFREMVGQTHVLKALINALDNQRLHHAYLFTGTRGVGKTTIARILAKCLNCETGISSTPCGQCSVCREIDEGRFVDLIEVDAASRTKVEDTRELLDNVQYAPSRGRYKVYLIDEVHMLSTHSFNALLKTLEEPPPHVKFLLATTDPQKLPVTILSRCLQFSLKNMPPERVVEHLTHVLGAENVPFETDALWLLGRAADGSMRDAMSLTDQAIAFGEGKVLAADVRAMLGTLDHGQVYGVLHALLQGDARALLEAVRQLAEQGPDWNGVLSEMLNVLHRVAIAQVLPDAVDNGQGDRERVLALAQALPGEDVQFYYQMGLIGRRDLPLAPDPRSGFEMVLLRMLAFRPADAEGAPKVVLKDPGISQATADPRTNPVAGAAVSAPVAVSAPAPAPVAATTPAPAVASAPVASEPVAAPSPSPSPSPVVEAPAPAAEVPVVAPVKEDIPPASVVEPVAEPVPGPVMEAPAVVEDAPAEVVDLPWEEPSAPAAAAPVVEPQPEPEPEPAPIAESAPVVAESVATSLPDAAPANDDADDEPPLGDYEDYYSADGDSIAYLDDLGPAEEPAAAPEVLPAAQPATGLAAEWLDLFPRLGLSGMTGNIGANCTLVAVEGDVWRLHLDPAQSALFNSNQQRRLNDALNQYHGRTLKLEVEVRRPEQETPAQAAARKRAARQRQAEEAIASDPLVLKMIELFGAQVRADTIEPLDR; encoded by the coding sequence ATGAGTTATCAGGTACTTGCACGTAAGTGGCGTCCGCGCTCGTTCCGCGAAATGGTCGGCCAGACCCATGTGCTGAAAGCCTTGATCAATGCCCTGGACAACCAGCGCCTGCACCATGCCTATCTTTTCACCGGCACCCGTGGCGTGGGCAAGACCACCATCGCGCGCATCCTCGCCAAGTGCCTTAACTGCGAGACCGGCATCAGCTCCACTCCCTGCGGCCAGTGTTCGGTCTGCCGGGAGATCGATGAAGGGCGTTTCGTCGACCTGATCGAAGTGGACGCCGCCAGCCGCACCAAGGTTGAAGACACCCGCGAACTGCTGGACAACGTGCAGTACGCCCCCAGCCGAGGCCGTTACAAGGTCTACCTGATCGACGAAGTGCACATGCTCTCCACGCACTCGTTCAACGCCTTGCTGAAGACCCTTGAAGAACCGCCGCCCCACGTCAAATTCCTGCTGGCCACCACCGACCCGCAGAAGCTGCCAGTCACCATCCTTTCGCGCTGCCTGCAGTTCTCCCTGAAGAACATGCCGCCGGAGCGTGTGGTCGAGCACCTGACCCACGTTCTGGGCGCTGAGAATGTGCCCTTCGAAACCGATGCGCTCTGGCTGCTGGGCCGCGCCGCCGACGGTTCCATGCGCGATGCCATGAGCCTCACCGACCAGGCCATCGCCTTTGGCGAAGGCAAGGTGCTGGCTGCCGATGTGCGTGCCATGCTGGGCACGCTCGATCATGGTCAGGTCTACGGCGTACTCCATGCGCTGCTGCAGGGCGATGCCCGTGCGCTGCTGGAGGCCGTTCGCCAGTTGGCGGAGCAGGGGCCGGACTGGAATGGCGTGCTTTCCGAGATGCTCAACGTGCTGCACCGCGTGGCCATTGCCCAGGTGCTGCCGGATGCCGTCGACAATGGCCAGGGTGATCGCGAGCGCGTTCTGGCCCTGGCGCAGGCGCTGCCTGGCGAAGACGTGCAGTTCTATTACCAGATGGGCCTGATTGGTCGCCGTGACCTGCCCCTGGCGCCGGATCCGCGCAGCGGTTTCGAGATGGTGCTATTGCGCATGCTGGCGTTCCGCCCGGCCGATGCCGAAGGCGCGCCAAAGGTGGTGCTAAAGGACCCGGGGATCAGCCAGGCCACAGCTGATCCCCGGACCAACCCAGTGGCCGGAGCCGCCGTGTCGGCTCCGGTTGCCGTTTCCGCACCGGCACCCGCTCCCGTTGCAGCGACCACGCCTGCACCGGCCGTTGCTTCCGCTCCCGTGGCGAGCGAGCCTGTCGCGGCTCCGTCTCCGTCTCCGTCTCCGTCTCCGGTCGTCGAGGCGCCTGCGCCTGCGGCCGAAGTTCCGGTCGTTGCTCCCGTGAAAGAGGACATTCCGCCGGCGTCGGTCGTCGAACCCGTTGCCGAGCCTGTTCCTGGGCCCGTGATGGAAGCTCCCGCTGTCGTGGAGGACGCTCCGGCCGAGGTGGTAGATCTGCCTTGGGAAGAGCCTTCTGCTCCTGCGGCGGCTGCTCCCGTCGTGGAGCCCCAGCCTGAGCCGGAACCGGAACCCGCGCCGATTGCTGAGTCCGCACCTGTTGTGGCCGAGTCCGTGGCGACGTCCCTGCCCGATGCGGCTCCGGCCAATGACGATGCCGATGACGAGCCGCCGCTCGGCGACTACGAGGATTACTACTCCGCTGATGGCGACAGCATCGCCTACCTGGATGACCTGGGTCCGGCGGAAGAACCGGCCGCTGCGCCGGAAGTGCTGCCCGCCGCTCAGCCGGCCACCGGTCTGGCTGCCGAATGGCTCGACCTGTTCCCGCGCCTGGGGCTGTCCGGCATGACTGGCAACATCGGCGCCAACTGCACCTTGGTGGCGGTAGAGGGCGACGTCTGGCGGCTTCACCTGGACCCCGCGCAGAGCGCGCTGTTCAATTCCAACCAGCAGCGTCGCCTGAACGACGCGCTGAATCAGTATCACGGGCGTACCCTGAAGCTTGAAGTTGAAGTGCGTCGCCCGGAACAGGAAACTCCGGCCCAGGCTGCTGCACGCAAGCGCGCCGCTCGTCAGCGTCAGGCCGAGGAAGCCATTGCCAGCGATCCGCTGGTACTGAAAATGATCGAACTGTTCGGCGCCCAGGTGCGCGCCGACACCATTGAACCCCTTGACCGCTGA
- a CDS encoding acyl-CoA dehydrogenase family protein: protein MSAYQEYFDESHQLVRDSVRRFVEREILPHIAEWEEAEEFPRELYLKAGAAGILGIGYPEPLGGSHEGDLFAKVAASEELMRCGSGGLVAGLGSLDIGLPPVIKWGRAELRERIVPQVLAGEKIMALAVTEPSGGSDVANLKTRAVRDGAFYRITGSKTFITSGVRADYYTVAVRTGGEGFGGVSLLLVEKGTPGFTVGRKLKKMGWWASDTAELFFDDCKVPVENLIGMENMGFACIMANFQSERLALAIMANMTAQLALEESLKWAAEREAFGKPIGRFQVLRHRMAEMATQLEVSREFTYRQAAKMAGGKSVIKEISMAKNFATDIADRITYDAVQMLGGMGYMRESLVERLYRDNRILSIGGGTREIMNEIIAKQMGL from the coding sequence ATGTCTGCCTATCAGGAATACTTCGACGAGTCCCACCAACTGGTGCGGGATTCGGTGCGTCGCTTTGTCGAGCGAGAAATCCTGCCCCATATCGCTGAATGGGAAGAGGCCGAAGAGTTTCCGCGTGAGCTTTATCTCAAGGCTGGCGCAGCCGGAATCCTCGGGATCGGCTACCCCGAGCCGCTCGGCGGCAGCCATGAGGGCGATCTGTTCGCCAAGGTAGCGGCCAGCGAGGAGCTGATGCGCTGTGGTTCCGGCGGTCTGGTGGCTGGGCTGGGCTCCCTGGATATCGGCTTGCCACCGGTGATCAAGTGGGGCCGCGCCGAGTTGCGGGAGCGGATCGTGCCGCAAGTGTTGGCGGGCGAGAAGATCATGGCCTTGGCCGTCACCGAGCCTTCCGGTGGCTCGGATGTTGCCAACCTCAAGACCCGGGCTGTGCGTGATGGCGCCTTCTACCGCATCACTGGTAGCAAGACCTTTATTACCAGCGGCGTACGCGCCGATTACTACACCGTGGCAGTGCGCACCGGCGGCGAAGGGTTCGGCGGTGTCAGCCTGCTGCTGGTGGAGAAGGGCACCCCGGGTTTCACCGTCGGACGCAAGCTGAAGAAGATGGGCTGGTGGGCCTCGGACACCGCCGAGTTGTTCTTTGATGACTGCAAGGTGCCGGTGGAGAATCTGATCGGCATGGAAAACATGGGGTTTGCCTGCATCATGGCGAACTTCCAGAGCGAGCGCCTGGCCCTGGCGATCATGGCCAACATGACCGCACAGCTCGCGCTGGAGGAGTCGCTGAAATGGGCCGCCGAGCGCGAAGCCTTCGGCAAGCCGATTGGTCGCTTCCAGGTACTGCGCCACCGCATGGCAGAAATGGCCACCCAGCTGGAAGTATCCCGCGAGTTCACCTATCGCCAGGCGGCGAAGATGGCGGGGGGCAAGAGCGTGATCAAGGAAATCTCCATGGCGAAGAACTTCGCCACCGATATTGCCGACCGGATCACCTACGACGCCGTACAGATGCTGGGTGGCATGGGGTATATGCGCGAGAGCCTGGTGGAGCGGCTCTACCGCGATAACCGCATCCTCTCCATCGGTGGCGGCACGCGGGAAATCATGAACGAGATCATCGCCAAGCAAATGGGTCTTTGA
- a CDS encoding PaaI family thioesterase: MSDLSREEKLQIWLAAEAEIRARLKPGTLSIAEVAALSPLEFFDGIGRGELPAPPIGELMGFVPVEWSKERFIFQGVPQMQHYNPIGSVHGGYAATLLDSAMGCAIHTHLEKGQGYTTTDLRISYIRALTTKTGPVRAEGRIIHVGRSTALAEGRIYDVDGKLYATGSTTCLILGGK; the protein is encoded by the coding sequence ATGAGCGATCTGTCCCGTGAAGAAAAACTGCAAATCTGGCTGGCTGCCGAGGCCGAAATTCGTGCGCGCCTCAAACCCGGCACTCTGAGCATTGCCGAAGTGGCAGCCCTCAGTCCGCTGGAGTTCTTCGACGGCATCGGCCGCGGCGAATTGCCTGCGCCGCCCATCGGCGAGCTGATGGGCTTCGTGCCGGTCGAGTGGTCGAAGGAGCGTTTCATTTTCCAGGGGGTGCCACAGATGCAGCACTACAACCCCATTGGTTCGGTGCACGGCGGTTATGCCGCAACCCTGCTGGACTCGGCCATGGGTTGCGCCATCCACACTCACCTGGAGAAAGGCCAGGGCTACACCACCACTGACCTGCGCATCAGCTATATCCGTGCGCTGACCACCAAGACCGGCCCGGTACGTGCCGAAGGGCGGATCATCCATGTCGGCCGCTCCACCGCCCTGGCCGAGGGACGCATCTACGACGTGGACGGCAAGCTGTATGCGACCGGCTCCACGACCTGTCTGATCCTCGGGGGCAAGTAG
- a CDS encoding YbaB/EbfC family nucleoid-associated protein codes for MMKGGMAGLMKQAQQMQEKMQKMQEELANAEVTGQSGAGLVSVVMTGRHDVKRVTLDDSLMQEDKEILEDLIAAAVNDAVRKIEQNNQEKMAGMTAGLQLPPGFKMPF; via the coding sequence ATGATGAAGGGTGGCATGGCAGGCCTGATGAAGCAGGCCCAACAAATGCAGGAAAAGATGCAGAAGATGCAGGAAGAGCTGGCCAATGCCGAAGTCACCGGTCAGTCCGGTGCCGGTCTGGTGAGCGTGGTGATGACCGGTCGTCATGACGTCAAGCGCGTCACCCTGGACGACAGCCTGATGCAGGAAGACAAGGAGATCCTTGAAGACCTGATCGCCGCTGCGGTGAACGATGCCGTGCGCAAGATCGAGCAGAACAACCAGGAAAAAATGGCTGGCATGACTGCTGGTCTGCAGCTGCCCCCTGGTTTCAAAATGCCCTTCTGA
- a CDS encoding transporter substrate-binding domain-containing protein: protein MRSFVLALLLCWSAFGSAAPSTLRFSAVDSWAMPLARFKENRLVGGIIHDVIQRLSQKLGIPVKVLVLPRNRVELALKQGEIDVRCYISPKWIGNSDSYLWSVPILHQRDVIVARQGSEPLTSPEAISGQSIGTVLGYSYPRLQPLFDHGAVQRDEARNQDLVLQKLLAGRYRYAVSSEMALGWFNRDLPDGDRLIDVATLEEEPVSCLVRNDPTLPAQRILQTLLQMKESGEIEEILARYQ, encoded by the coding sequence ATGCGCTCATTTGTCCTCGCCCTTCTTCTTTGCTGGAGCGCTTTTGGCAGTGCTGCGCCCTCCACATTACGCTTCTCGGCAGTGGACAGCTGGGCCATGCCGCTGGCCAGGTTCAAGGAAAACCGCCTGGTGGGCGGCATCATCCACGACGTGATCCAGCGCCTGTCGCAGAAACTCGGCATTCCGGTCAAAGTCCTGGTACTGCCTCGCAATCGAGTGGAACTGGCCCTGAAACAGGGCGAGATTGATGTTCGGTGCTATATCAGCCCAAAGTGGATCGGCAACAGCGACAGCTACCTCTGGAGCGTCCCGATTCTCCACCAGCGTGATGTGATCGTGGCCCGCCAGGGCAGCGAACCTCTAACGAGTCCCGAAGCCATATCCGGGCAGAGCATTGGCACCGTCCTTGGCTACTCCTATCCGCGCTTGCAGCCATTGTTCGACCACGGTGCCGTGCAACGGGACGAGGCACGCAATCAGGACCTGGTGCTGCAAAAGCTGCTGGCGGGACGCTACCGGTACGCGGTGAGTAGCGAAATGGCCTTGGGCTGGTTCAATCGCGATCTGCCGGACGGCGATCGCCTGATTGATGTTGCCACGCTGGAAGAAGAACCCGTGAGCTGCCTGGTACGCAATGACCCGACGCTACCCGCACAACGCATCCTGCAAACGCTATTGCAAATGAAGGAGTCAGGGGAGATCGAGGAGATTCTGGCGCGCTACCAGTAA
- the recR gene encoding recombination mediator RecR, with protein sequence MSFSPLIRQLIDALRILPGVGQKTAQRMALQLLERDRSGGLRLAQALTAAMEGVGHCKQCRTLSEEALCPQCADPRRDDSLLCVVEGPLDVFAVEQTGYRGRFFVLKGHLSPLDGLGPEAIGIPELMARIEAGSFAEVILATNPTVEGEATAHYIAQLLAPKSIVVSRIAHGVPLGGELELVDGGTLAHALAGRRPIGS encoded by the coding sequence ATGAGCTTCAGCCCGCTGATTCGCCAACTGATCGACGCCCTGCGCATCCTGCCCGGTGTGGGCCAGAAGACTGCACAGCGCATGGCGCTGCAGTTGCTGGAGCGTGATCGCAGTGGTGGTCTGCGCCTGGCCCAGGCGCTGACGGCGGCGATGGAAGGGGTGGGGCATTGCAAGCAGTGCCGGACCCTGAGCGAAGAGGCGCTCTGTCCCCAGTGCGCCGACCCGCGCCGGGACGACTCGCTGCTCTGTGTGGTCGAGGGTCCCCTGGATGTCTTCGCCGTTGAGCAGACGGGCTATCGGGGGCGCTTCTTCGTGCTCAAGGGGCATTTGTCCCCGTTGGACGGGCTCGGCCCTGAGGCCATTGGCATTCCCGAGTTGATGGCGCGCATCGAGGCCGGCAGCTTTGCCGAGGTGATCCTGGCCACCAACCCCACAGTGGAGGGCGAGGCCACCGCCCACTACATCGCCCAGTTGCTGGCGCCGAAGTCCATCGTCGTCTCTCGAATCGCCCACGGCGTGCCGCTGGGAGGGGAGCTGGAGCTGGTGGACGGCGGTACGTTGGCCCACGCCTTGGCCGGGCGCCGGCCGATTGGATCCTGA